A single Dechloromonas denitrificans DNA region contains:
- a CDS encoding ATP-binding protein produces MKKNPDIAARSLALRRLAEERATKDEQETDGTSNVSALLHELRVHKIELEMQNEALRESYHQAEAALARYTDLYDFAPIGYVTLSRDGKIQQINLAGARLLGLGRSKLVNKSFALFIDEASRPTFAGFLNAVWASPTKQVSEITIPSLEEQPARVIQVKAIRDETGQEYRLLLIDITTTKQTETSLKQAMADAERANCAKSRFLAAASHDLRQPLAGLALYIAALEHKLGASDQQLVSGMKNCAATLSEMLSHLLDLSKLEAGVVVPKPCDFELDALLKRVVSSYGPEARSKGLKLRHTRFGLTGRTDPVLFQRIVGNLVDNAIRYTAHGGVLIGCKRRQGKMWLEVWDTGIGIPADKTGEIFEEFKQLDNRERNSTKGSGLGLAIVTKMASLLGLQINLCSRLGKGSVFAVELPLGEAAKPMPPVQEPHIPLIIGVVDDNAELVKALTYALAEIGHQVVSAPSGAELLARLGGNPPNLIISDYRLAGNEDGFNVIATLRKNFGSQLPALIITGDTDPQVIRRMARKQIVVLHKPLSLDVLRTRIAELTRAVA; encoded by the coding sequence ATGAAAAAAAATCCGGACATTGCCGCAAGGTCGCTGGCGCTGCGCCGTCTGGCAGAAGAGCGCGCGACAAAGGATGAGCAAGAAACAGACGGCACAAGCAACGTTTCGGCGCTGCTGCACGAACTACGCGTGCATAAAATCGAACTGGAAATGCAGAACGAGGCATTGCGCGAAAGCTACCATCAAGCCGAAGCTGCCCTGGCGCGGTACACCGACCTCTACGATTTCGCACCAATCGGCTATGTGACACTGAGCCGCGACGGCAAGATTCAACAGATCAATCTGGCCGGCGCCCGCCTGCTCGGCCTGGGCCGTTCGAAACTGGTCAACAAGAGTTTCGCGCTGTTCATCGACGAAGCCAGTCGGCCGACTTTCGCCGGATTCCTCAACGCCGTGTGGGCCAGCCCGACCAAACAAGTCAGCGAGATCACCATACCGTCGCTGGAAGAGCAGCCGGCCCGGGTCATACAGGTCAAAGCCATTCGCGATGAAACGGGGCAGGAGTATCGCCTCCTGCTGATTGACATCACCACCACCAAGCAAACCGAAACCTCGCTGAAACAGGCCATGGCCGACGCCGAGCGGGCCAATTGCGCCAAATCGCGCTTCCTCGCCGCCGCCAGTCACGATCTGCGGCAGCCGCTGGCCGGCCTGGCGCTCTACATTGCGGCACTCGAACACAAACTGGGCGCGAGCGATCAGCAACTGGTCAGCGGCATGAAGAATTGCGCCGCGACACTAAGCGAAATGCTCTCGCACCTGCTCGACCTGTCGAAACTCGAAGCCGGCGTGGTTGTCCCGAAACCTTGCGATTTCGAACTCGACGCGCTGCTCAAGCGGGTGGTTTCATCTTACGGCCCGGAAGCCCGGAGCAAAGGACTCAAATTGCGCCATACCCGCTTCGGCCTGACCGGGCGCACCGATCCTGTGCTGTTCCAGCGCATTGTCGGAAATCTGGTCGATAACGCCATCCGCTACACCGCGCACGGCGGCGTCCTGATCGGCTGCAAGCGGCGCCAGGGAAAAATGTGGCTTGAGGTCTGGGATACCGGCATAGGCATTCCGGCCGACAAGACCGGCGAGATTTTTGAGGAATTCAAGCAGCTCGACAACCGCGAGCGTAACAGCACCAAAGGGAGCGGCCTGGGGCTGGCGATCGTCACCAAGATGGCGAGCTTGCTGGGGCTGCAAATCAACCTCTGTTCGCGCCTCGGCAAAGGCTCCGTATTCGCCGTCGAGTTGCCGCTGGGCGAAGCAGCCAAGCCGATGCCCCCGGTGCAAGAGCCGCATATTCCCTTGATAATCGGCGTGGTCGACGACAATGCCGAGCTGGTCAAGGCACTGACCTACGCCTTGGCCGAAATCGGCCACCAGGTCGTTTCAGCGCCCTCCGGCGCCGAACTATTGGCCCGCCTCGGCGGGAATCCGCCGAACCTGATCATTTCCGACTATCGGCTCGCCGGGAACGAAGACGGTTTCAACGTCATCGCGACGCTACGCAAGAATTTCGGCAGCCAGTTGCCGGCGCTGATCATCACCGGCGATACCGATCCGCAAGTGATTCGCCGCATGGCCAGGAAACAGATCGTCGTTCTGCACAAACCGCTCAGCCTCGATGTCCTGCGGACGCGGATTGCCGAACTGACCAGGGCCGTAGCGTAG
- a CDS encoding DUF2189 domain-containing protein, translating to MALHPQPLTLYSLRHALAVGWRMTMATRAVAVTFSLVFVLAGAVIIGGLLAQGLLPFVIVAAGAFMLLGPVILAGFFGVAQAFEGDGQVRPAAVLAGFSTAPAALWVLALVCGLLFMIFVTDATILYAYMLGQAPVWLTDLVPFADNLLRFVKWAAVSGFVVALMLFCVSAFSVPLLCERRAGLVEAVALSVRIVFANFPLAMLWAAVLACVIIGSILLLPVLSLTLPWLAFASRALYRQVLPGA from the coding sequence ATGGCGCTGCATCCCCAACCGCTCACTCTTTACAGCCTGCGTCACGCCCTTGCCGTCGGCTGGCGGATGACCATGGCGACGCGGGCCGTCGCTGTCACCTTTTCGCTGGTGTTTGTGCTGGCCGGGGCGGTGATCATCGGTGGTCTGCTGGCCCAGGGCTTGCTGCCCTTCGTGATCGTTGCCGCAGGGGCCTTCATGCTGCTCGGGCCGGTCATCCTGGCTGGATTCTTCGGCGTTGCCCAAGCTTTCGAAGGCGATGGCCAAGTGCGGCCGGCGGCCGTGCTCGCCGGATTCAGCACGGCACCGGCCGCGCTCTGGGTGCTGGCCCTGGTCTGCGGCCTGTTGTTCATGATCTTCGTCACCGATGCGACCATTCTTTATGCCTATATGCTCGGCCAGGCCCCAGTATGGCTGACTGACCTCGTGCCGTTCGCCGATAACCTGTTGCGGTTCGTCAAATGGGCGGCGGTGTCGGGTTTCGTCGTGGCGTTGATGCTGTTCTGCGTTTCGGCATTCTCGGTGCCCTTACTCTGCGAGCGTCGGGCCGGTCTGGTCGAGGCGGTGGCGCTCAGCGTGCGGATCGTTTTCGCCAATTTTCCGCTCGCCATGTTGTGGGCCGCTGTGCTGGCCTGCGTCATCATCGGCAGCATCCTGCTGCTGCCGGTGCTGTCCTTGACCCTGCCGTGGCTGGCCTTTGCCAGCCGGGCGCTCTACCGCCAGGTGTTGCCGGGCGCCTGA
- a CDS encoding diguanylate cyclase, with the protein MSDAIVQTSPQRQPQDRPVLSWAGWLALFWLLLMHGAQAQVHPLETLPTEPLGRWMNILIESGPPLSIKEALQQQRQGAFQPGDSDVAKFGIAAKPVWLHLAVGNNQALPAKRRLEIEISWLDRIELYQVHGNQLVAQSIAGDANTAHRSPLAGLGYVFDLTLPPGRSDIFLRVATPDPLVVPVRLLDTAQAEALQLQYDYGYGVLYGFLLALIAYNAMLFIGLRERSYLDYTLYLGSFVLLHLGYTGHAYVWLWPQQTAFQQYAIPLLMVIFSCFGLRFASGFLNLRQHAPVARRLVHWQVTLGLILIFSTVAMQRQQDTVLVAFLFVLLFSVVMVWLGIITIRHGRIAGRYFLAAALTTMLGTSVTALAVWHGLPYTSISFHAAGWGVVIEGILLALALAYRMRQHQQARQQAEQLASTDPLTGLLNRRAFFEHAGPVWSTALRSNRHLSVLMADIDHFKEINDGYGHAMGDKVLAEISRLLAAACRSGDIAARWGGEEFVLLLPETDAAQACQLAERLRGEIECLKFGSAGQGFRLSASFGIAQLGDHESLDKLIHDADAWLYRAKQTGRNRVASNWQPSHA; encoded by the coding sequence ATGTCGGACGCCATCGTTCAAACTTCGCCGCAACGCCAACCTCAAGACCGGCCAGTTCTGTCCTGGGCCGGCTGGCTGGCGCTGTTCTGGCTGCTGCTGATGCACGGTGCCCAGGCCCAGGTTCATCCGCTCGAGACCTTGCCGACCGAACCGCTCGGGCGCTGGATGAACATCCTGATCGAAAGCGGCCCGCCGTTGAGCATCAAGGAGGCCCTTCAGCAACAACGCCAGGGCGCCTTTCAGCCGGGCGACAGCGACGTCGCCAAGTTCGGCATTGCCGCCAAGCCGGTCTGGCTGCATCTTGCCGTCGGCAACAATCAAGCACTCCCGGCCAAGCGCCGGCTGGAGATCGAGATTTCCTGGCTCGACCGGATCGAGCTCTATCAGGTGCACGGCAACCAGCTGGTAGCCCAATCGATCGCCGGCGATGCCAACACCGCGCACCGCTCGCCGCTCGCCGGACTCGGCTATGTTTTCGATCTCACCTTGCCGCCCGGGCGCAGCGATATTTTTCTCCGGGTAGCGACGCCCGATCCGCTGGTCGTCCCCGTCCGGCTGCTCGATACGGCCCAGGCAGAAGCCTTGCAGCTCCAGTACGACTACGGCTACGGCGTGCTTTACGGCTTCCTGCTCGCCCTGATCGCCTACAACGCGATGCTCTTCATCGGTCTGCGCGAACGCAGCTATCTCGACTACACGCTTTATCTCGGCTCCTTCGTACTGCTCCACCTGGGTTACACCGGCCATGCCTACGTCTGGCTATGGCCCCAGCAAACCGCCTTCCAGCAATACGCCATCCCGCTGCTGATGGTGATCTTCAGTTGTTTCGGCCTGCGCTTCGCCAGCGGCTTCCTGAATCTGCGCCAGCACGCCCCGGTCGCTCGTCGGCTGGTGCATTGGCAGGTCACGCTCGGGCTGATCCTGATTTTCTCGACGGTCGCCATGCAACGCCAGCAGGACACCGTGCTCGTCGCCTTTCTGTTCGTTTTGCTGTTTTCGGTGGTCATGGTCTGGCTCGGGATCATCACCATCCGACATGGACGGATTGCCGGCCGCTACTTTCTTGCCGCGGCGCTGACCACGATGCTCGGCACCTCGGTCACCGCCCTGGCGGTCTGGCACGGCCTGCCCTATACCTCGATCTCCTTCCATGCCGCCGGCTGGGGGGTCGTCATCGAAGGCATTCTGCTCGCCCTTGCCCTCGCCTACCGGATGCGCCAGCACCAGCAGGCCCGCCAGCAAGCCGAGCAATTGGCCAGCACCGACCCGCTGACCGGCCTGCTCAACCGCCGCGCTTTCTTCGAGCATGCCGGGCCGGTCTGGAGTACGGCCTTGCGCAGCAACCGCCACTTGTCGGTGCTGATGGCCGACATCGACCATTTCAAGGAAATCAACGACGGCTATGGTCATGCGATGGGCGACAAGGTGCTCGCCGAAATCTCCCGGCTGCTCGCCGCCGCCTGCCGCAGCGGCGACATCGCCGCTCGCTGGGGAGGCGAGGAATTCGTTCTGCTGCTGCCGGAAACCGATGCTGCCCAGGCTTGCCAGCTGGCCGAGCGGCTGCGCGGCGAAATCGAATGCTTGAAATTCGGCTCAGCCGGTCAAGGATTCAGGCTGTCGGCCAGCTTCGGCATCGCCCAACTCGGCGATCACGAATCGCTCGACAAACTGATCCACGATGCCGACGCCTGGCTGTACCGGGCCAAGCAGACCGGGCGCAACCGCGTCGCCAGCAACTGGCAACCGAGCCACGCCTGA
- the moaE gene encoding molybdopterin synthase catalytic subunit MoaE, with amino-acid sequence MTVRVQEADFDLGAELAALRAGDARVGALASFVGLVRDINAGAGVSEMTLEHYPGMTEKALEEIVVEARGRWALYDALVIHRVGPLKPCDQIVLVAVTSAHRGEAFAACEFIMDYLKTRAPFWKREVTPDGAHWVDARESDDSAAARWQNPPLAN; translated from the coding sequence ATGACTGTCCGGGTCCAGGAAGCCGATTTCGACCTCGGTGCCGAGCTTGCCGCGCTGCGCGCCGGCGACGCCCGGGTCGGCGCGCTGGCCAGCTTTGTCGGACTGGTGCGCGACATCAACGCCGGGGCCGGCGTTTCGGAAATGACCCTGGAGCACTACCCGGGCATGACCGAGAAGGCGCTCGAGGAAATCGTCGTCGAAGCACGAGGCCGCTGGGCGCTCTACGACGCGCTGGTCATCCACCGCGTCGGTCCGCTCAAGCCCTGCGACCAGATCGTCCTGGTCGCCGTGACCAGCGCGCACCGTGGCGAAGCCTTCGCCGCCTGCGAATTCATCATGGACTACCTGAAGACCCGCGCCCCGTTCTGGAAGCGCGAAGTCACGCCGGATGGCGCGCACTGGGTCGATGCCCGCGAGAGCGACGACAGCGCCGCCGCGCGCTGGCAGAACCCGCCGCTGGCCAACTGA
- the cowN gene encoding N(2)-fixation sustaining protein CowN, with the protein MEANRTLPADCGCQRKTDRYISFDGLDCDGNARRVMACIERNMQAAGQAQPFWTYFMTKRQPRSGPVPDDLFLVHSHINQIREFFEECADEAALALLTQVEEECC; encoded by the coding sequence ATGGAAGCGAATCGGACTTTACCAGCGGACTGCGGTTGCCAGCGGAAGACAGACCGTTACATCAGCTTTGACGGACTGGACTGCGACGGCAACGCCCGCCGGGTCATGGCCTGCATCGAACGCAACATGCAGGCGGCCGGCCAGGCCCAGCCGTTCTGGACTTATTTCATGACCAAGCGCCAGCCGCGGAGCGGGCCGGTGCCGGACGATCTGTTTCTCGTCCATTCCCATATCAACCAGATTCGCGAGTTTTTCGAGGAGTGCGCTGACGAAGCCGCGCTGGCTTTGCTGACGCAGGTCGAAGAGGAGTGCTGCTGA
- a CDS encoding peptide chain release factor 3 — protein MTQLDQEIFRRRTFAIISHPDAGKTTLTEKLLWFGGAIQVAGEVRARKASRHATSDWMELEKQRGISVTSSVMQFPYRECMINLLDTPGHEDFSEDTYRTLTAVDSATMVIDSVNGVEAQTIKLLNVCRMRDTPILTFINKLDREGKEPIDLLDEIESVLGIQCAPMTWPIGMGKRFRGVYHLYDDAISFFDPQAEKGTAEIIQGLDNPRLDELIGSQADELRTDIELVRGASHAFDADAYLSGKQSPVFFGSAVNNFGVQSLLDAVVDLSPAPIARPAVSRSVEPNEPKFSGFVFKIQANMDPKHRDRIAFLRVCSGRFERGMKIKQGAGGKFLSVNNAITFMARDRSTTDEAWPGDIIGIPNHGTIRLGETFTEGEDLRFTGIPSFAPEHFRLARIANPLKIKQLQKGLQQLAEEGATQLFRPMSGNDLILGAVGTLQFDVVASRLEHEYGVQVIFESYNCSTARWIHGDPLELRQLSERYSANVALDGADDPVYLAPNNVYLNMVKEKYPNLRFVEAREVI, from the coding sequence GTGACCCAGCTCGACCAGGAAATCTTCCGCCGCCGTACCTTCGCCATCATTTCCCACCCCGATGCCGGTAAAACCACGCTGACCGAAAAACTGCTGTGGTTCGGCGGCGCCATCCAGGTGGCCGGCGAAGTCCGTGCCCGCAAGGCTTCGCGCCACGCGACTTCGGACTGGATGGAGCTGGAGAAGCAGCGCGGTATCTCGGTGACCTCGTCGGTCATGCAGTTCCCGTACCGCGAATGCATGATCAACCTGCTCGACACGCCGGGCCATGAGGACTTCTCGGAAGACACCTACCGGACGTTGACCGCCGTCGACTCGGCAACCATGGTCATCGACTCGGTGAATGGCGTCGAAGCGCAGACGATCAAGCTGCTCAACGTCTGCCGCATGCGCGACACGCCGATCCTGACCTTCATCAACAAGCTCGACCGCGAAGGCAAGGAGCCGATCGACCTGCTCGACGAAATCGAGTCGGTGCTCGGCATCCAGTGCGCCCCGATGACCTGGCCGATCGGCATGGGCAAGCGTTTTCGCGGCGTCTATCACCTCTACGACGACGCCATCAGCTTCTTCGACCCGCAGGCCGAAAAGGGCACGGCCGAGATCATCCAGGGCCTCGACAATCCGCGTCTCGACGAACTGATCGGTTCGCAGGCCGACGAATTGCGTACCGACATCGAACTGGTGCGCGGCGCTTCGCATGCCTTCGATGCTGACGCTTATCTGTCGGGCAAGCAGTCGCCGGTGTTTTTCGGTTCGGCGGTCAACAACTTCGGCGTGCAGAGCCTGCTCGACGCCGTCGTCGATCTGTCGCCGGCGCCGATCGCCCGGCCGGCGGTGTCGCGCAGCGTCGAACCGAACGAGCCGAAATTTTCCGGTTTCGTGTTCAAGATCCAGGCCAACATGGACCCCAAGCACCGCGACCGCATCGCTTTCCTGCGCGTCTGCTCGGGCCGCTTCGAGCGCGGCATGAAAATCAAGCAGGGGGCCGGCGGCAAGTTCCTCTCGGTCAACAACGCCATCACCTTCATGGCCCGCGACCGCTCGACCACCGACGAAGCCTGGCCGGGCGACATCATCGGCATCCCGAACCACGGCACCATCCGCCTCGGCGAAACCTTCACCGAAGGCGAAGACCTGCGCTTCACCGGCATTCCGTCCTTTGCGCCGGAACACTTCCGCCTGGCGCGCATCGCCAACCCGCTGAAGATCAAGCAGTTGCAGAAAGGCCTGCAGCAACTGGCCGAGGAGGGCGCGACCCAGTTGTTCCGGCCGATGTCCGGCAACGACCTGATTCTCGGCGCGGTCGGCACGCTGCAGTTCGACGTGGTGGCCAGCCGGCTGGAACACGAATACGGCGTCCAGGTTATTTTCGAGAGCTACAACTGTTCGACGGCGCGCTGGATCCACGGCGACCCGCTCGAACTGCGTCAGCTGTCGGAACGTTACAGCGCCAACGTCGCCCTTGATGGCGCCGACGATCCGGTCTATCTGGCGCCGAACAATGTCTACCTGAACATGGTCAAAGAGAAATATCCCAATCTGCGCTTCGTCGAGGCGCGCGAGGTGATCTGA